Sequence from the Drosophila subpulchrella strain 33 F10 #4 breed RU33 chromosome 3R, RU_Dsub_v1.1 Primary Assembly, whole genome shotgun sequence genome:
TGctattcaagagccatggcgCTTCTGCCTGCGAAGGCAAGGTGGAACTTCGCGGGCCATAAACCATAAACCAATAGACAGACCcagcaataataaaatattaatttcaaactcgttttgttttggttttaaaaCATAGTTACTATGCAAGTTTTaatagtatgtatgtatagaTTTAATTACGTATTAAGTTGAGTCAAATATCCGAGagttgtacatatgtatgccTGCGTGATGAGTTAATCTCCAGGGACCTTCCACTTTCGGTGCATCCGAAGATATGTGTGTATCTCTTTCCTATCCTAACTTTcgttccgattttgatatgggCCACCCATCGACTTATGCTAAGATGCTTAACGAAATGCGCTGGGCCATTGAATATGGCACAATAGAGTTTACAAGTCCAAAGGGAAAATGCTTCAGAGTAACAGCAGTGAAATGCAGAAGGGGAAATTGCACATTTAGCTACAGAGTCTAGAAAAGTCTAATCGAAGTACATTACATGTATGCCGTAGGTCTAAGTAATTGCCACCACAGATCTAACGATTTGTATGCGAGTGCCTAAAACTAATATTGGATCGCGACCTAGACGAGGTCCTTGATTATATCCTGGCTCTTACCAGTAGAGTGCGCGCGTGGAAGATTGagaaattaatattatatacgCGACGATATGCCTAAATCTGTTAAATAAATTCCGTTTTAAGATATTGTCATGAATTTTTGCGCGTGGTCAGCGTTCTCGCCTCCGTTGCCCTATGCCTTTCCGGAGTAGTACCGATTGGGCAGACTGTAGCGACCCCGGTACTGCCCATTGAAGACCAGCTGGTTCCCGCTAAAGTCGCTGTACTCGTCGGTCTCCTCCTGCGTGTCCTCGATGTAGATGCTCTTCAGGGAGCCCGGGAACGGGGTGACCATCTCGGAGCTGTACGAGTTCTCCGCATCCTCGTCGGAGTGGTCGTACTCCCCGGAATTGGGAACGGCCACATATGATGCGGAGAAGCCCTTCATCGGTACCGATCCATCGGTCTTAAAGCGAACCAGCAAGGAGTGGGTCATCGAGTTGATGTCCTGCGGCAGCTGTAAGATATCAAAATGGTTTAATGTTCCCTGCATAACCGCAAGGATCTACTTACCACATTGCCGCAGTACTGTCCGTACATGGGGCCATACTGTCCATACACGTCGTCTATATCGGAGAACACCTGCACATAGTCGAAGGTGCAGTTCTCGCTGCTCTCAATGTCGAAGGTGAGGAATACGAGCTGCACGTAGCTGTTGTCCGGAGCCGCGATGGTCCACTCGCAGTCCATGCCGTCATCGTAGTCCTGGTTACCAAAGCGGGCATGGGAGTAGAACTGCTGCACCTGGCTGGTGGCACGCAAATAACCCCCACAGGCTGTAAGTAAATTATCGAAAAGATGAAGCCATGAAGATGGTTTAAGGTTTCCAAGCCATCCTACCCGTCGAGTGGGACGCCGTGAATCCGTTCTTCTGCTTGTTCTTGTCCGTCTTAAGGACCATGTACATCTGGTTGCTGGTGGAGGAGATGGGGAAGGGAATCTTGTCCCCGCAGAAGCGACCCAGAACCGAGGCGGACTCGGATTCGCCATCATAAATTGCCACGTTGTCGTAGGTGCATTCCTGTGATAGttaggaaacaaattaaaggCTCGAAAATCGTCTTCACTTTAAGGTCCTCTTAAAAACAAAGTTCTTACTAAGTAAAGGCAAAGTGAAGCTTTATCAAATCGGTATATTTCGTTGATATATCCCTCTTCTctcttaatatatatatgtatattttaatgAAGCTCACCTGATGTGATTCCACGTCGAACTCGTTGAAAATCAGCTTGATCCGGTGGCCCGGTGTGGTAATGAAGTGCCACACACAGTCCGCATTCGGCGGATAGGAGTCCGGATAGTTGGGGCTGAAGATGGTGCCGAAGGCAGCGGAGATCTCGTACTTGCACTCGCCCTCCTTGCAGTCGTGGCCGTTCTCGTGCATGGAGTACCCGTTGTGGCACATGCAGATGTAGGATCCAATGGTGTTCCGGCACTCGTGCTGACAACCCCCATTATTCACCGCACACTCGTCGATGTCCGTGAAGAAGACGGCCGCGAATCCCGACCTCTGGATGGACTTGTCCGAGTGGAACTCCAATCTCAAGGCATTGCTCTCGGATGTGGCCGTGGGCGGAATGGCGGAGCCGCAGAAGGTGCCGATCCTCTTCAGCCGATTCTCACCCAGTTTGGAGTACACGGTCACCGAATCGTAGCCGCAGTCCGACTGCTGATGAGCAGTGCCCTCCAGATCGAAGTGGGTGAAATTCAGCGATATCCTGTGCTTGGGCGGGGCCACAATCTCCCAAATGCACTCCTTCAGCAGAGGGTACATCTCGGGGAAAGAGGGCGAGGTGATGGTGCCATTCGGATATTCGATGACGCCGCCACAGGCATCTAAATAAAAAGAGGAATTCAGTTGAGGGTTCAGTCTATTCAGTGTGTACTGTAAATGTGAAGCTTTTTAATTAGGTCATTATATTAGGCACATAATAAAGAAAGAATTAATAACTTTTGtcgttaaaaaatatatgttttctACACGCAGAATATAAACAGTTCTTAAAACAGCTCTCGCGATCTCAAAGTGGGGCAAGATTGAATGACTATTTAAAAATCACTTCATCTGGAAAAAAACTTTGCGTGCACTTTTCTCTCGATTTCAAGAACTTTTTATCTTAAATTTCtgatttaagaataaaatttCTTGgctttttttcagtttttagtTATTTTAATGCATTGAATTGAATAGTTCCACACCATTTAGTTGAAAACACCCATTTGCCGTCCAAGAAGTCATAAACATTTATAGCGAAATAATTAGATTGTGAAGCACTTTTCGGCAGTTAACCCACCTTCGCAGTGCTTCTTGTCGCTGTGCAGTTCATATCCGATGCGGCAGCTGCACTCGTAGCCGCCCAGAGTGTTGATGCACTCGTGCTCGCATCCGTGGTTCTGGGTCTCGCACTCGTCCACCTCCTTCATGAACACGGCCGAGAAGCCCGCCTTCTGCACCGATGTGTCCGACACGAATTTCACGTACATCGAATTGCCACTTGACCTGCAAAGGGACGCCGAACAAAAGCAGAGTTTCTTCTTTTTAGCGAGGGGTACGAATGGCTTGCCCCTTCAGTGGCACTCACTTCATGTTCGGCGGCGGCTTGTAGCCACAGAAAACGCCAATTAGCGGCGCATCCTGGGCAGGGCCATCGCGAACCTCGACATAGTCGTAGACACAGCTGTCATGGTTCTCCACCTCGAAGGACTGGAATTTCAGCGCCACCTGGTAGCTATCCGGGACGGTTATTTTCCACACGCATTCCTTGTTGGGCAAATAGTCCAGCGGGTAGTTGGGCGACTCCAGGCGGCCCACGCCATCGTCCACGGACAACTCGCCACCGCAAACAACTATGGAAACGGAATGTCAGGAACTCGCCAGGACCACTTTCATTTCGTATCTCCCATCATTCCAACTCCCCATTTACCACTTCACTCCTGCACTCACCATCGAACTCCGCCTTGAAGCCCCTGAAGCCCTCGCTGCGATGGTTGTTCACGTAGGTGAGCAGCATGCGACTGGACTCCGTCCGGACCACCTGCTTGTCCACCTTGCCGCAGAAGCGACCGATGAGCGGCGACTTCTCGAAGTAGCCGTCCCGAATCTCCAGGTAGTCCGACTCGCAGTTGTTCGACTTGAAGATGTTCTGAGAGGAAATAAAGGAACTGTTATTTATCAATTGCTTAATGGTAAAAGGGAACGAAAGTTATTGAACCGGGTTGTAGTGCAGATAATTAAAACCCTAAATCAGGGCTCCCTGATAGTGTCTCCGTTTTACTGGCTTTCATATAAATATCAGAGCCTTAAGCCCCGATGATAAATGAAATAGAGAGACACTACAAATCGTTTGTTGTTCTAACGTGTTTTGCTTATTTCTACGCCTTTTTGGATGCCTTATTTAAAAACCTATATTcctaagaatatataatatatgtgAAATAATTCTAAATTGACAAATATGAAATGAAAACGTTAAAAGCCATAGGAAGCatcttaaaaatttataataattcaTAGCCATAACGAAATTATAAGGAATCAAATCCGAAATCTATTTTAAAAGGCTCTAAAAGTACCCCCAATTTATGGGCTATCAAAGGAGGTAATCGGGGTCACCAGCCTTACCATGCCCTCCAGTTTCAGCTCCACCCTCTCTCCGTAGGTGGCCGTTATCCGCCACTCGCAGTGCTCCGTCTCATTGGTCAGTGCTCCGGCCGTGAAATGGGAGGGCGAGGCAAAGATGCCCGAGCTCTCCTGGAAGGTGCGTCCGCACTTGGGACACTTGTAGAGCAGATTGGCCTGGGCTATGTCACCCTGGCTGAGGCGCAGTCGCTGGCCAATCTCCGGACGCTTGCGGTTCTTCATCTCGATGGGCAGGATGGTGTCCAGGTAGGTGCCCTTGGAGAAGGTGTTCCGGGCGTAGTGCATGATCGAGTCGTAGTCGTAGGCCATGCCCAGCGAGTCCACCTCGTCCGGCGAGAGCATGTTGAAGTTGTAGTCCTGGCCCTTCATGATGTTGTTGTGCTCGATCACCACGTGCTTTTCCCGATCCGGACGAGTGTGCTCGTGCCAGAAACCAACCACGTGGCCCAGTTCATGGACCACAATGCCAAACTTATCGCAATTCCGACCGATTGAGATGGCTTGGGGCCCATTGCCACGTTTGCCCACAAAGGAGCAGCATCTGTTAAGAAAGGGTAAGAATAGATGGCgatattatatttaagaacaggagaattttaaataaattgtgtatgtacattgtacatatagaatatacatttaaaacaaatacccccttatatttatatttatatggtTTCGcttattattatcatattaGAATATAATAAATCTACAAGTATATTCCTGCCTATGAGTTTTATAAGTTTTGATTAGGTTTTTATACAAAACAATCAACTTTAAAAGTGTATTTGAAATGAATTGCGGAGGAAAACATTTCTGTATTGGACATATCTTTGGATTAACTCACTGAATTTATTTAAGAGCTATAGACTTTCTTTTATAATtaagaaaaaagttttatattacttttttttaacgaAACTCACCCGCAGCTCCTCACGGTGAACACGATGTAGTTGGGATGGATCTCCGGGTCGCGTTCCACGAACTTGATGCACGTGGAGTTCTCCCAGTGACGCATGGC
This genomic interval carries:
- the LOC119551019 gene encoding dorsal-ventral patterning protein tolloid, coding for MRRRRGTPLGVSWSNCVLLLATGLLLVLISVHAKNPRPHRGLPASASSSPSVDQVATGNGHRREHSADGAVLQRLSDPDPNPDPKKDSDEDEGLKHHHHHLHHRQEFDAYLGTIRRLRRPYRSKYTIEQLMRLHVTPKVSGDIDMDPCKAGGFMGDIALPEGDSGPVVAHTPVDDEEQERQEVEELLADAPDQAHDPASTSVSGAAAGPTKFNATFQLDLEKLKQEVYHEGLQVEEEGLTDIIRKKTKLPSSGPVNLKAGEGQLQGQSANKAVKSGLVSPADYAQSSSYKNEVLPPSEQRSHVTHPEKPARMTLVEMSSKPGNKTQAQALHRNVDTRKIQSDNKDIEDDSGNNFVAERRPSHIVPTSLPEQRSTPSHVYSNAGGNGMQLDDEVDFLHSRGVVRRRHRRGPKQRRSNQHMEYEAKLERLRQELSRPVVEGHRRRESHHQKRTQSHHRKKHRRQHRRRGQGTTQYVNHSPPGFNQSAHQSVSEMDLLKAETPKDEEQLRHRVARAVTAKKDRIWDYGVIPYEIDGNFSGIHKALFKLAMRHWENSTCIKFVERDPEIHPNYIVFTVRSCGCCSFVGKRGNGPQAISIGRNCDKFGIVVHELGHVVGFWHEHTRPDREKHVVIEHNNIMKGQDYNFNMLSPDEVDSLGMAYDYDSIMHYARNTFSKGTYLDTILPIEMKNRKRPEIGQRLRLSQGDIAQANLLYKCPKCGRTFQESSGIFASPSHFTAGALTNETEHCEWRITATYGERVELKLEGMNIFKSNNCESDYLEIRDGYFEKSPLIGRFCGKVDKQVVRTESSRMLLTYVNNHRSEGFRGFKAEFDVVCGGELSVDDGVGRLESPNYPLDYLPNKECVWKITVPDSYQVALKFQSFEVENHDSCVYDYVEVRDGPAQDAPLIGVFCGYKPPPNMKSSGNSMYVKFVSDTSVQKAGFSAVFMKEVDECETQNHGCEHECINTLGGYECSCRIGYELHSDKKHCEDACGGVIEYPNGTITSPSFPEMYPLLKECIWEIVAPPKHRISLNFTHFDLEGTAHQQSDCGYDSVTVYSKLGENRLKRIGTFCGSAIPPTATSESNALRLEFHSDKSIQRSGFAAVFFTDIDECAVNNGGCQHECRNTIGSYICMCHNGYSMHENGHDCKEGECKYEISAAFGTIFSPNYPDSYPPNADCVWHFITTPGHRIKLIFNEFDVESHQECTYDNVAIYDGESESASVLGRFCGDKIPFPISSTSNQMYMVLKTDKNKQKNGFTASHSTACGGYLRATSQVQQFYSHARFGNQDYDDGMDCEWTIAAPDNSYVQLVFLTFDIESSENCTFDYVQVFSDIDDVYGQYGPMYGQYCGNVLPQDINSMTHSLLVRFKTDGSVPMKGFSASYVAVPNSGEYDHSDEDAENSYSSEMVTPFPGSLKSIYIEDTQEETDEYSDFSGNQLVFNGQYRGRYSLPNRYYSGKA